The Engraulis encrasicolus isolate BLACKSEA-1 chromosome 4, IST_EnEncr_1.0, whole genome shotgun sequence genome includes a window with the following:
- the LOC134448051 gene encoding sulfide:quinone oxidoreductase, mitochondrial-like, whose amino-acid sequence MRLGCLYEMLHVTPPMGPPDMLKGSPLADEAGWLNLNNHTLQHQVYPNVFGIGDCTNLPTAKTECRRSAQSAVLDRTISPVRKNAQPDKKYDGYTSCPLVTSYNTVILAEFDYNGQPLETFPLHQNKERRTMYQKADLMPTLYWHGLLR is encoded by the exons ATGAGACTGGGCTGTCTG TATGAGATGCTGCATGTCACTCCCCCAATGGGTCCCCCCGACATGCTGAAAGGTTCCCCCTTGGCTGACGAGGCAGGCTGGCTCAACCTCAACAATCATACCCTGCAGCACCAAGTTTACCCCAACGTCTTTGGCATCGGAGACTGCACCAACCTGCCCACTGCCAAGACTGAGTGCCGCCGCT CTGCCCAGTCTGCTGTTCTGGACAGAACCATCAGCCCAGTAAGGAAGAATGCACAGCCCGATAAAAAG TATGACGGCTACACGTCGTGCCCTCTGGTCACCAGCTACAACACGGTCATCCTGGCCGAGTTTGACTACAACGGCCAGCCCCTGGAGACCTTCCCCCTGCACCAGAACAAGGAGCGGAGGACCATGTACCAGAAAGCCGACCTCATGCCAACCCTCTACTGGCACGGCCTGCTCAGGTGA